A single window of Micromonas commoda chromosome 6, complete sequence DNA harbors:
- the IFT88 gene encoding intraflagellar transport particle protein IFT88 encodes MDDDDDLYGGYTATSSSFNPAPNDDEFNYDAPTAAGGPGGPMRQGTAGGRLGTAAPARPMTASNKAAGYSGGRPGTAVAGGPAVAGGKGPAPPLRKKPEDGPDVAIKEHEAKCHELLEASSRAQINKDWARAVETAREACKRERQLARVRENAGMGDSQNLELAFATQLCLGNALEGNDQIADAMDTYTQIVKNKAFVGGGRVRVNMGNVYFNQKDYQKAIKMYRMAIDQVPANQRWLRMKITRNVAMAFIRMGQYVDAANTLGEIMDNEPDVHTGFQLVVCHYAVGDKDKMKRAFIALLKLRAYESDEPDEDGDDTAGGAGLGATRRGATADDVLGDDGLRQMMREKQLEARRKILQAAKLIGPKIAGNEELGYEFLLEEMHAHGYEFLANELEMEQALAHLRGRGANFEEGKRALKEFEKKEHALKARAATNLSFLYFAEGDFENAEKYADMSVESNRYDASALVNKGNCMLQRGDMEGARDCYLEAVGVEADCVDAIYNLGLVNKRLEQYQDALVNFRKVISIIPNDPEATWQLADVCELMGNRSMAIKQFDLLHARLPTDPGVLARLGALHAEAGDEAKALQCYNESHRVYPPNIPVIEWLGTYHAQQRAYEKAHEFFAFASEVKPRDTKWPLLAASCQRRAGKLADALETYKSVHARNSDNAECLRHIVNILTDLGRTSEAAEYDEKLSAAESRGAGGGGDITAETQKPLIGRAKLEMPEGGLPPDEESPHAPETPGKALNQSVMSDEFGMGGVLDDELLPGM; translated from the coding sequence atggacgacgacgatgatctCTACGGTGGCTAcaccgccacctcctcctccttcaaccccgcgccgaacgacgacgagttcaaCTACGACGCCCcaaccgcggcgggaggaccCGGGGGCCCGATGCGTCAGGGCACCGCGGGCGGGAGGttgggcaccgccgcccccgcgcgccccatGACCGCCTCGAACAAGGCTGCCGGCTACTCCGGCGGCAGACCCGgaaccgccgtcgccggcggacccgccgtcgccggcggcaagggccccgcgccgcccctgcgCAAGAAGCCCGAGGACGGTCCGGACGTCGCCATCAAGGAGCACGAGGCCAAGTgccacgagctcctcgaggcctcctcccgcgcgcagATCAACAAGGACTGggctcgcgcggtggagaCCGCGAGAGAGGCGTGcaagcgcgagcgccagctcgcgcgcgtgcgggaAAACGCCGGCATGGGCGACTCGCAgaacctcgagctcgcctTCGCCACCCAGCTGTGCCTCGGCAACGCGCTGGAGGGCAACGACCAGATtgcggacgcgatggacacCTACACGCAGATCGTCAAGAACAAGGCGTtcgtgggcggcgggcgcgtccgcgtgaaCATGGGCAACGTGTACTTCAACCAGAAGGATTACCAGAAGGCGATCAAGATGTACAGGATGGCGATCGACCAGGTTCCCGCCAACCAGCGCTGGCTGCGGATGAAGATCACGCGCAACGTGGCCATGGCCTTCATCCGCATGGGACagtacgtcgacgcggcgaacaccCTCGGCGAGATCATGGACAACGAACCGGACGTTCACACGGGTTTCCAACTCGTCGTGTGCCATTACGCCGTGGGCGACAAGGACAAGATGAAACGAGCGTTCATCGCGTTGCTGAAGCTCAGGGCGTACGAATcggacgagcccgacgaggacggcgacgacacagctggcggcgcgggtttaggtgccacgcggcgcggggccaccgcggacgacgtcctgGGCGACGATGGGTTGCGCCAGATGATGCGCGAgaagcagctcgaggcgcggcgcAAGATCCTCCAGGCTGCCAAGCTCATCGGACCCAAGATTGCCGGcaacgaggagctcgggtACGAGTTTTTACTCGAGGAGATGCACGCGCACGGGTACGAGTTTCTCGCGAACGAGCTGGAGATGGAGCAGGCGTTGGCCCACCTGCGAGGCCGCGGGGCAAACTTCGAGGAGGGCAAGCGGGCCCTAAAGGAGttcgagaagaaggagcacGCGCTgaaggcgagggcggcgactaACCTGTCGTTCCTCTACTTTGCAGAGGGGGATTTTGAAAACGCCGAGAAGTACGCGGACATGAGCGTCGAGAGCAACAGgtacgacgcgagcgcgctggtGAACAAGGGTAACTGCATGCTGCAGCGGGGAGATatggagggcgcgagggactgTTACTTGGAGGCCGTGGGCGTCGAGGCTGACTGCGTGGACGCGATCTACAACCTGGGTCTGGTCAACAAGCGACTGGAGCAGTATCAGGACGCTTTGGTGAACTTCCGGAAGGTAATCTCGATCATACCGAACGACCCTGAGGCCACTtggcagctcgcggacgtgTGCGAGCTCATGGGGAACAGGTCCATGGCGATCAAGCAGTTCGACCTCCTGCACGCGAGGCTTCCCACCGACCCCGGGgtgctcgcgaggctcggtGCGCTTCACGCCGAGGCGGGtgacgaggccaaggctcTGCAATGCTACAACGAGTCGCACAGGGTCTACCCGCCGAACATTCCGGTCATCGAGTGGCTCGGGACCTATCACGCGCAGCAGCGGGCGTACGAGAAGGCTCACGAGTtcttcgcgttcgcgtccgaggTTAAGCCGAGGGATACCAAGTGgccgctcctcgcggcgagctgccAGCGAAGGGCGGGTAAGCTCGCGGATGCGTTGGAGACGTACAAGAGCGTCCACGCGAGGAATTCGGACAACGCGGAGTGCCTGCGTCACATCGTGAACATCCTGACGGACTTGGGACGGACGTCGGAGGCTGCAGAGTACGACGAGAagctctcggcggcggagtcgaggggagccggcggcggcggcgatatAACAGCCGAGACGCAAAAGCCGCTCATCGGCCGCGCGAAGCTGGAGATGCCGGAGGGCGGGCTCCCGCCGGACGAGGAatcgccgcacgcgccggagacgcccGGCAAGGCGCTGAATCAGAGCGTCATGTCGGACGAGTTTGGGATGggcggcgtgctcgacgacgagctgctTCCCGGAATGTGA
- a CDS encoding predicted protein — MFSPLSHACFDPSIAGIEGVIALEHGLIMAQESGLFSPGELLVTAVSTRDLLTCFSGGGCGEVIGAPAERMVGTSLIAGLHAEDIRNLVFAFHLFPTILPEIECEKGKDGERESKDGGEGVGAGMMPAPNSVRLLPHGFLRRRHISGAFVSMERLGGIIITNDAAAKARKESAEVAPAPEKGEIDDGGDEKTTPKTIAAAPKEERPFPTEEEIAKTIVEEPAVEKAPEPTTAVVSTPAGDIVVPINKYHPANKKDAKPAGATSAVRSALSAPSTVGAGRASSMTASASPFNPNLAREKSVTEGVPVTGAGKAVSAAPGGLVNKGRGDANGKTSEADLASLVAHCVRHAKKASTSPRSSLDGDELPEGIKDILLRLTGETFSENTILVTIERVRRVGGTVGNEVRHNSQMMVVSKLLNDLATRKHRALPERTPHTMTA, encoded by the coding sequence atGTTCTCCCCTTTATCCCACGCGTGCTTCGacccgtccatcgcgggcatCGAGGGCGTGatcgcgctcgagcacgGCCTGATCATGGCGCAGGAGAGCGGCCTTTTCTCACccggcgagctgctcgtcACGGCGGTTTCCACGAGGGATCTGCTCACGTGTTTCTCCGGCGGGGGTTGCGGCGAAGTCAttggcgcgcccgcggagcgCATGGTGGGCACGTCCCTGATCGCGGGATTGCACGCGGAGGACATTCGGAACCTCGTGTTTGCTTTCCATCTCTTCCCGACCATCTTGCCCGAGATTGAGTGCGAGAAGGGTAAGGATGGTGAAAGGGAATCCaaggatggcggcgagggggtCGGGGCCGGTATGATGCCGGCGCCCAATTCGGTGAGGCTGCTGCCGCACGGTttccttcgtcgccgtcacaTCAGCGGGGCGTTCGTCTCCATGGAGCGGCTCGGGGGTATCATCATCaccaacgacgcggcggcgaaggcgagaAAGGAATCTGCCGAGGTCGCGCCCGCTCCCGAGAAGGGCGAGATTGACGACGGTGGAGACGAAAAGACCACGCCGAagacgatcgccgccgcacccAAGGAGGAGCGTCCGTTCccgaccgaggaggagatcgcaAAGAccatcgtcgaggagcccgcgGTGGAAAAAGCGCCCGAGCCCACGACTGCCGTCGTGTCCACACCCGCTGGCGACATCGTCGTCCCGATTAACAAGTACCACCCCGCGAACAAGAAGGACGCCAagccggcgggcgcgacgtcggcggtgcgATCCGCGCTgtccgccccgtcgacggtcggcgcgggtcgcgcgtcgtcgatgacggcgtcggcgtctccCTTCAATCCCAACCTGGCGAGGGAGAAGAGCGTGACGGAGGGCGTGCCGGTGACCGGGGCTGGGAAGGcggtgtcggcggcgcccgggggCCTGGTGAACAAGGGGAGGGGCGACGCCAACGGGAAGACGTCCGAGGCTGACCTGGCGTCGCTGGTGGCGCACTGCGTGAGGcacgcgaagaaggcgagcACGAGCCCTCGCTCGAGcttggacggcgacgagctgccCGAGGGTATCAAGGACATTCTGTTGCGGCTCACCGGGGAGACGTTCAGCGAAAACACCATTCTGGTGACGATCGAGCGAGTGAGAAGGGTCGGGGGCACGGTGGGAAACGAGGTGCGGCACAACTCGCAGATGATGGTGGTGTCCAAGCTGCTGAACGATCTGGCCACGAGGAAGCACAGGGCGCTGCCTGAGAGGACGCCTCACACGATGACCGCGTGA
- a CDS encoding predicted protein produces the protein MVFSFCLGSTACSDLFHDIPLSDRSLPTLVHSTRSSRPCMATKAIHLASRPPRIVTLAPRATPRAYTASRTLISPARAAMTSPKTELVYFSDTYQTSCEAKVVSCEPVEDPGDDGVARFVVVLDRTVAYPAGGGQPSDTGRIVGPGGVAFVVASVASTKDGTVTHLGEFEEEGAAPFNADDEVIVTVDADKRLLHARIHSAGHLLDVAMTNIGFGPDVMVPAKGLHQPDQAYVEYTGKVEGLDKDKLMADLKAEMNKLVSLGGGSAAAMMGYDEAAEACGGELPSYIPKDSTPRIVTIVPDTAGCPCGGTHVANVKEIGSVDVTGVRVKKGTTRVSYTIEGMKDHK, from the coding sequence ATGGTCTTCAGTTTTTGTTTGGGCTCGACTGCTTGCAGTGACCTTTTTCATGATATCCCGCTGTCAGATCGCTCGCTGCCCACGCTCGTTCACTCCACGAGGTCGAGCCGTCCTTGCATGGCGACAAAGGCGATTCATCTCGCctctcgccccccgcggatcGTAACCCTCGCACCCCGCGCCACTCCACGCGCGTACACAGCCTCAAGGACCCTCatctcccccgcgcgcgccgcgatgacctCGCCAAAGACTGAGCTCGTGTACTTCTCTGACACCTACCAGACCTCGTGCGAAGCAAAGGTCGTCAGCTGCGAGCCGGTGGAGGAtcccggggacgacggggtcgcgcgcttcgtcgtcgtgctcgaCAGGACAGTCGCGtaccccgcgggcggcggccagcCCTCGGACACCGGCCGCATCGTCGGACCCGGGGgggtcgcgttcgtcgtcgcctcggtGGCGTCCACGAAAGACGGCACGGTGACGCATCTGGGCGagttcgaggaggagggcgccgcgccgttcaacgccgacgacgaggtaaTCGTGACCGTGGACGCGGACAAGAGGCTACTTCACGCCAGGATACACTCCGCGGGGCACCTCCTGGACGTCGCCATGACCAACATCGGCTTCGGACCCGACGTCATGGTGCCGGCAAAGGGCCTCCATCAGCCCGACCAGGCGTACGTGGAGTACACGGGCAAGGTGGAGGGACTGGACAAGGATAAGCTGATGGCCGATCTGAAAGCCGAGATGAACAAACTCGTCAGTCTCGGGGGtgggtccgcggcggcgatgatgggGTACGATgaggccgcggaggcgtgcgGGGGGGAGCTCCCGAGCTACATCCCCAAGGATTCCACTCCTCGCATCGTTACCATCGTGCCGGACACCGCGGGATGCCCGTGCGGCGGGACGCACGTGGCGAACGTGAAGGAGATCGGGTCGGTGGACGTGACTGGTGTGCGGGTGAAGAaagggacgacgcgcgtgagCTACACCATCGAAGGAATGAAGGATCACAAGTGA
- a CDS encoding predicted protein has protein sequence MLRTVVSRALASRAPAAARAGGNTAWRHTRLMSTEEEPATLAAGAEGEEGEFAPSDEIKFESSEPRYMTTLTFSEAGLQAMIKRDIDREKSAAKIIGLLGGRLQSYHVTTTGDANAVVTYTFPKNHNVQTLLYTLMASGSYSKQRTVKLMTWEDAAMSLKQSRAIYANGGVSCNLSLAVPKVDACHCRSSSLAAGVSPWRRAGAAGRLRARACVAAPPAAFGRREAPRRDPAAFRLFASGSGDPGESADDDGPRDYLAELSWLPPLDPTKEIEEIDPEASPQTMVLPLFPLGSTAYLPHSDHILNIFEPRYRQMYSDILFNGSRRFAVPVSNPETGRLATVAPVFYLEDLKEVSEQTDDAVKYVCSHKVIGRVRINRTLNDKVWRDRTTYLKAVVEPLEDGDDDEDLSTRERTLTDRFTSIIENQTKLQEPVRFTENLKATLSAARGEDGLWRMAGLWQSLMQNRLAAKESELSDEIQKLLRQYLESQGQDMRSKVTVQFDSLPAEIRAEFTRLQQQYREESAAMVSATIYPFVLLVQCDTHAERLSVFGEMLEEEEKRLQAKVALQSLFSGGMGGADAKGLDEPPTEA, from the exons ATGCTGCGAACAGTCGTGTCCCGtgccctcgcctcgcgcgcccccgccgccgcgcgcgcgggaggtaACACCGCGTGGCGTCACACCCGTCTCATGAGCACCGAAGAGGAgcccgcgacgctcgccgcgggcgccgagggcgaggagggcgagttCGCCCCGAGCGACGAGATCAAGTTCGAGTCCTCCGAGCCCAGGTACATGACCACCCTGACCTTCTCCGAGGCGGGGCTGCAGGCGATGATCAAGAGGGACATCGACAGGGAGAAG tccgcggcgaagatcATCGGTCTGCTCGGGGGTAGGCTCCAGAGCTACCACGTCAccaccaccggcgacgccaacgccgtgGTGACGTACACATTCCCGAAGAACCACAACGTGCAGACTCTGCTCTACACCCTCATGGCTTCGGGTTCGTACTCGAAGCAGCGCACGGTGAAGCTCATGACGTGGGAGGATGCCGCCATGTCCCTGAAGCAGTCCCGGGCGATCTACGCCAACGGCGGGGTGAGCTGCAACCTGTCCCTCGCGGTGCCCAAAGTTGACGC GTGTCACTGCcggtcctcctcgctcgccgcgggagtcTCCCcgtggcgccgcgcgggcgccgctgggcgcctccgcgcgcgcgcgtgcgtcgcggcgcctcccgcggcgttcggccggcgcgaggctccccgccgcgaccccgccgccttccGCCTCTTCGCGTCCGGCAGCGGCGACCCGGGCGagtccgccgacgacgacggcccgCGGGATTACCTCGCGGAACTCTCCTGGCTGCCCCCGCTGGACCCCACgaaggagatcgaggagatcgacccGGAGGCGAGCCCGCAGACGATGGTCCTCCCGCTCTTTCCCCTCGGTTCCACCGCGTACCTGCCGCACAGCGACCACATCCTGAACATCTTCGAGCCGAGGTACCGGCAGATGTACTCCGACATCCTGTTCAACGGATCGCGCAGATTCGCCGTGCCGGTGTCCAACCCGGAGACCGGGCggctcgccaccgtcgcgccggtgttCTACCTCGAGGACCTGAAGGAGGTGAGCGAgcagacggacgacgcggtcaagTACGTGTGCTCTCACAAGGTCATCGGCCGAGTTCGCATCAACAGGACCCTCAACGACAAAGTCTGGCGCGACAGGACCACCTACCTGAAGGCGGTGGTGGAGCCGctggaggacggcgacgacgacgaggacttGAGTACCAGGGAGCGCACCCTGACCGATCGATTCACGAGCATCATCGAGAACCAGACCAAGCTGCAGGAGCCGGTGCGGTTCACCGAGAATCTCAAGGCGAcgctgagcgccgcgcggggcgaggacgggctGTGGCGCATGGCCGGGCTGTGGCAGTCGCTCATGCAGAACCgactcgccgccaaggagagCGAGCTCAGCGACGAGATCCAGAAGCTGCTGCGGCAGTACCTGGAGTCCCAGGGGCAGGACATGAGGTCCAAGGTTACCGTCCAGTTTGACTCGCTCCCGGCGGAGATTCGCGCTGAGTTCACTCGCCTGCAGCAGCAGTACAGggaggagagcgccgcgatggtgaGCGCCACCATCTACCCTTTCGTGCTCTTAGTGCAGTGCGACACTCACGCCGAGCGTCTCAGCGTCTTCGGGGAGatgctggaggaggaggagaagaggcTTCAGGCGAAGGTCGCGCTGCAGAGTCTCTTCTCCGGCGGGATGGGAGGGGCAGACGCTAAGGGTCTGGACGAGCCCCCGACGGAGGCTTGA
- a CDS encoding predicted protein: MVVAVTGATGFVGKALVDRLMADGHEVRILTRNAISARLAMPNAALNGAKFYSWDTMKGKIEWYEAVKGCTGVVNLAGAPISSPWNAEYKKTLVKSRIVTTRRVVDAINALPAAERPTLVSSSAVGFYGSSKADAGFSEKARAGKDFLAKLCVDWEKEAARCESTTTVVRTGVVLEKGGGALAKILPVFQLYGGGPLGSGKQFVSWIHRDDLVELFVRALMEPKKYAGVVNGTAPVPTTMDGLCEAVAKATDRPNWLPVPGLALRALLGEGATVVLDGQKVLPTRTRELGFEFKYENVEEALEAIVAK, from the coding sequence ATGGTCGTtgccgtcaccggcgccaccggcTTCGTCGGCAAGGCGCTCGTGGACAGGCTCATGGCCGACGGCCACGAGGTCCGCATCCTCACTCGCAACGCCATCAGCGCCAGGCTCGCCATgcccaacgccgcgctcaacgGCGCCAAGTTCTACAGCTGGGACACCATGAAGGGAAAGATCGAGTGGTACGAAGCCGTCAAGGGATGCACCGGCGTCGTTAACCTGGCCGGCGCCCCGATCTCCTCCCCGTGGAACGCCGAGTACAAGAAGACGCTGGTCAAGTCCCGCATCGTCACCACGAGGCGGGTGGTGGACGCCATCAACGCCCTGCCCGCGGCCGAGCGCCCGACGCTGGTGAGCTCATCCGCGGTTGGATTCTACGGCTCGTccaaggcggacgccggcTTCAGCGAGAAGGCCCGCGCCGGCAAGGATTTCCTCGCCAAGCTCTGCGTGGACTGGGAGAAagaggcggcgaggtgcgagTCCACCACGACGGTGGTTcgcaccggcgtcgtcctcgagaagggcggcggcgctctcgccAAGATCCTCCCCGTGTTCCAGCtttacggcggcggcccgctCGGCAGCGGGAAGCAGTTCGTGAGCTGGATCCACAgggacgacctcgtcgagctctTCGTTCGCGCGCTGATGGAGCCGAAGAAATACGCGGGCGTGGTGAACGGCACGGCACCGGTGCCCACCACGATGGACGGGCTATGCGAGGCTGTCGCCAAGGCGACTGACAGGCCCAACTGGCTGCCGGTGCCCGGGCTTGCGCTGAGGGCGCTCCTGGGCGAGGGAGCGACGGTGGTCCTGGACGGTCAGAAGGTGCTGCCGACTCGAACGCGGGAGCTCGGATTCGAGTTCAAGTACGAGAACGTGGAGGAGGCCCTCGAGGCGATCGTGGCCAAGTGA
- a CDS encoding predicted protein, whose translation MHCIGRVAPVNVAPIAAPGTKRTARRTAAARQLCRAGSSDEDGNDDDRERRPAQMPRRKLINLAAATTALVVSNKANANEFAGDAAMAIMNRVGKVKMSDDEWKAKLRDEPYAYEVLRHEATERPFSSPLNTEKRTGTFTCAGCGVPLFKSSAKYDSGTGWPSFVEPITPAAVTEVPDYSIIFLPRTEVRCANCQGHLGHVFDDGPRDRTGLRYCMNGVSLHFEPAADA comes from the coding sequence ATGCACTGCATCGGTCGTGTCGCACCGGTGAacgtcgcgccgatcgcggcgcccggcaCGAAGAGGACCGCCCggaggaccgccgcggcgcgccagctgtgccgcgcCGGCTCGTCCGATGAGGACGgcaacgacgacgatcggGAGCGACGACCCGCGCAGATGCCCCGTCGCAAACTAatcaacctcgccgccgccaccaccgcgctgGTGGTGTCCAACAAGGCGAACGCCAACGagttcgcgggcgacgcggcgatggcgatcaTGAACCGCGTCGGCAAGGTGAAGATGTCAGACGACGAGTGGAAGGCGAAGCTGAGGGACGAGCCGTACGCGTACGAGGTGCTCAGGCACGAGGCGACCGAGCGTCCGTTCAGCTCCCCGCTCAACACCGAGAAACGAACCGGCACGTTCACATGCGCCGGATGTGGCGTCCCGCTGTTCAAATCGTCCGCCAAGTACGACAGCGGCACGGGATGGCCGTCCTTCGTGGAGCCCatcacgccggcggcggtgacggaggTGCCCGACTACTCCATCATCTTCCTCCCGCGGACGGAGGTGCGGTGCGCGAACTGCCAGGGTCACCTGGGCCACGTGTTCGACGACGGACCGAGGGACAGGACGGGGCTGAGGTACTGCATGAACGGGGTGTCCCTCCACTTCGAGCCAGCGGCGGACGCCTGA
- a CDS encoding predicted protein: protein MGPAKDLAKPLLDVDELLAANAARVEKILTSLKNGTGDDAPSLPVGEGTPYDDIWALRFCLSHDEDDEALATARKTLSWRKEHAEMLEKAAKRERVKKFASIERFVAADYHGEDKRGNPVYCIRAGISNPSAMMDVHTKDEVLMFMMYRKEIGFLIADERTRRTRKLHKLITVNDLNHVSLMAGTDKRFQKVLGESSKMSETLYPQLLDRAVLINVPYIFSVIWSMVRGLISAKTKAKVAICPGDTLKGDVSKCPFAKHVKMETIPTFMGGTCRCSPGCICGVPNDQKTMVAKKDGDGLIAANVAARDKLLAYVEVSRGDKVAWHLQVEEQGVELDVVLRERGINSGTPMTVVKRFKHKSGAGVKSEVLESPGDGTLVFTFNNEYSYFNSKNIKYKCENITAVAKENATEAGAEEEEEES, encoded by the coding sequence atGGGTCCCGCCAAGGATCTGGCCAAACCCCTGCTCGatgtcgacgagctcctcgccgccaacgcggcgcgcgtggagaAGATCCTGACTTCCCTAAAGAACGGAACCGGGGACGACGCACCCTCGCTCCCTGTCGGGGAAGGTACCCCGTACGACGACATCTGGGCTTTGAGATTCTGCCTGAGCcacgatgaggacgacgaagccTTGGCCACTGCGCGGAAGACGCTGTCATGGAGGAAGGAGCACGCGGAGATGCtggagaaggcggccaagCGGGAGAGGGTAAAGAAGTTTGCATCCATCGAGcggttcgtcgcggcggactaCCATGGGGAGGATAAGAGGGGAAATCCTGTTTACTGCATACGCGCGGGGATCAGCAACCCGTCCGCGATGATGGACGTGCACACCAAAGACGAGGTCCTCATGTTCATGATGTACAGGAAAGAGATCGGCTtcctcatcgccgacgagcggACGCGCAGGACGCGAAAGCTTCACAAGCTCATCACCGTGAACGACCTCAATCACGTGTCGCTGATGGCCGGGACTGACAAGAGGTTCCAGAAGGTGCTTGGGGAGTCCTCCAAGATGTCGGAGACGCTGTACCCGCAGCTTCTGgaccgcgcggtgctcaTCAACGTCCCGTATATCTTCAGCGTGATATGGAGCATGGTCCGCGGCTTGATCAGCGCCAAGACCAAAGCCAAGGTGGCCATCTGCCCGGGCGACACCCTCAAGGGCGACGTCTCCAAGTGCCCCTTCGCCAAACACGTAAAGATGGAGACCATTCCCACGTTCATGGGCGGCACGTGCAGGTGTTCGCCGGGGTGCATATGCGGCGTCCCCAACGATCAGAAGACGATGGTGGCCAagaaggacggcgacggactcatcgcggcgaacgtcgcggcgcgagatAAGCTGCTGGCGTACGTGGAGGTCAGCCGCGGGGACAAGGTGGCGTGGCACCTGCAGGTGGAGGAGCAGGGCGTGGAGTTGGACGTGGTGCTGAGGGAGAGGGGGATCAACAGTGGCACGCCCATGACGGTGGTGAAGAGGTTCAAGCACAAGTCCGGGGCTGGGGTCAAGTCGGAGGTGCTGGAGTCCCCCGGTGACGGGACGCTCGTGTTCACGTTCAACAACGAGTACTCGTACTTCAACTCGAAGAACATCAAGTACAAGTGCGAGAACATCACCGCCGTGGCGAAGGAgaacgcgacggaggcgggcgcggaggaggaggaggaggaatcGTGA
- a CDS encoding predicted protein, with protein EVTPPIAPAEALTSLESGTVALFERCTRSVVNVVDVTVLSGKAMTSGAVVPEGNGTGFVWDSDGHVVTNWHVIGSILSQVPKGRDPGEVAKVTLEGADGRTKTFPATLVGAERSKDLAVLKVNAPKEYITPIARGKSDGVRVGQAVFAIGNPFGFDHTLTTGVVSGLGRTIQSQAGSLISGGIQTDAAINPGNSGGPLLDASGRLVGVNTAIFTSTGASAGVGFAIPVDLVQRVVPQLIEFGSVRLPSLNVTAADPNVGKQLGVKSQGVLVQAVPSGGEAAKAGLLATRRGLGGIVAGDVIVEADGRRVVTEGDLVAAVEAHQVGESVVLKVRRG; from the coding sequence gaggtgacCCCGCCGATCGCCCCGGCCGAGGCGCTGACGTCGCTCGAGTCGGGCACCGTCGCGCTGTTCGAGCGTTGCACCCGCTCCGTCGTCAacgtcgtggacgtcacCGTGCTCTCGGGCAAGGCGATGAcctccggcgcggtcgtgccCGAGGGTAACGGCACCGGGTTCGTGTGGGACTCCGACGGTCACGTCGTCACCAACTGGCACGTCATCGGCAGCATCCTCTCGCAGGTCCCAAAGGGCCGAGACCCGGGCGAGGTCGCGAAGGTCACCctggagggcgccgacggcagGACCAAGACGTTCCCGGcgacgctcgtcggcgcggagcgcAGTAAAGACCTCGCGGTCCTCAAGGTCAACGCCCCCAAAGAGTACATCACGCCAATCGCGCGGGGTAAGTCCGACGGCGTCAGGGTGGGCCAGGCCGTGTTCGCCATCGGCAACCCGTTCGGATTCGACCACACGTTGACCACCGGCGTCGTGTCCGGCCTCGGGCGGACGATCCAGAGCCAGGCGGGCAGTTTGATCAGCGGCGGGATCCAGACTGACGCGGCGATAAACCCGGGAAATAGCGGCGGGCCCCTcctggacgcgagcggccgCCTCGTTGGGGTCAACACCGCCATCTTCACGagcacgggcgcgagcgcgggggtcggGTTCGCGATACCCGTCGACTTGGTGCAGAGGGTCGTGCCGCAGCTCATCGAGTTTGGGAGCGTGCGACTGCCGAGCCtgaacgtcaccgccgcggaccccaACGTGGGTAAGCAGCTCGGGGTCAAATCGCAGGGCGTGCTGGTGCAGGCGGTTccgagcggcggggaggcggccaaggcggggctcctggcgacgcggcggggtctcggcgggatcgtcgccggggacgtcaTCGTGGAGGCtgacgggcggcgggtggtgACGGAGGGCGAcctggtggcggcggtggaagcGCACCAGGTGGGAGAGAGCGTCGTGCTGAAGGTGAGGAGGGGA